In the genome of Primulina eburnea isolate SZY01 chromosome 13, ASM2296580v1, whole genome shotgun sequence, the window CAGTTTATCTATTTTCTGTATCGTCAAAATTTGGTATTTGATTCATCTTTACTCCATTTCTTGTTGAGTGCAAGGTTTGTCTGTCATATTAGCACCACGATAAAAACATTAAGGAAATCAAAATTCCAGCGACTTGAGGAAATTAGAAGCCAAAAGGGACCAAATTATAAGATcaattttggtgtattcgaataCGTTTGTGCGTTTTGTATTTTCTTGTGCCTGTTTGATTTGTCTTTACTTGTGTCCATTTCAAGGCAAAGGCATAAGTAAATGAGGTAATCCTGTGGCTAAGTGCTAACAAGACTTGttttaaaagcaaaaaaaaaaagtttgataataaatttttagaattttttgACGTGGAAACAGTTTCCTAACTTTTGTGGGTCCGCCTCTCGCCCTAAACTTTTTGTAAGAAAGCACCTTCGTATTTTTGTTTCCATGAACTCAAAAGACATTTTCTTGTTCAACTGTGAATGGTAAATTTATTATACCTCTTCACATTGTGATGTTATATAGGCATGAAGTGGTAGGTGAGGTGTTGGAGGTTGGATCCGGGGTGACAAAGTTCAGAGCCGGTGACGTGGTCGGAGTTGGTTGCATCGTGGGATGCTGTGGGAACTGCAGGCCATGCAATTCCGAAATCGAGCAATATTGCAATAAGAAGATTTGGTCCTACAATGATGTATATACTGATGGGATAGCCACTCAAGGTGGATTTGCTGAGGCTATGGTGGTTGATCAAAAGTAAGCGTGGTTGCAACCAATTGCGTCTTCTTGGTTTTATCAAGTAATGTTTGATAGTGTAACTATGTTAAGTTTGTTACTGCCGGGCTTCATTTCATTATCATAAGTGAACAAGCTCCCTAGAAGTCCAACGAATTGCTAATCTGTACTATCGTCTTATTTGGATGGTGTCGAATCACGGTCCCTTAAACATGGCTGCCCTGACTTTGGTTTTTGTTTTCGCTAGGAATCGCGGGTAAGGAAGAACCCGAAAAGGGAAGATAAGGTTAAATCTGACATGTTGATAAGATGAACATTTGCTTAAAAAAGACTCCCTAAACTCCCTTTCACAAGAGATTGGATTCTAGTCCGAATTTCTCTGCCATTTATCTATATATGAATGCTCCCCTGTTTCTTCTGATAGGTTTGTGGTTAAAATTCCCGATGGCATGGCACCGGAACAGGCAGCACCACTACTATGTGCAGGGGTGACAATTTACAGTCCCCTCAACCATTTCGGGCTCAAAGAAAGTGGACTAAGAGGGGGTATTTTGGGACTTGGAGGTGTTGGACACATGGGCGTGAAGATTGCGAAAGCCATGGGGCACCACGTTACTGTGATAAGCTCTTCTCTCAAGAAGAGACAAGAGGCATTAGAACACCTAGGTGCGGATGATTACTTGGTTAGCTCAGATGAGGCTGGAATGCAAAAGGTTGTCGATTCCCTCGACTACATAATCGACACCATACCGGCGTTCCATCCATTGGAGCCTTATCTCTCTTTGTTGAAAGTTGATGGAAAGTTAATCTTGATGGGGGTTATCAATACTCCCTTGCAGTTCATCACCCCAATGGTTATGCTTGGTGAGTTCCTATCTCCAGAAATATTCAGCAAGTAATTAAAAGTATTAAATTTGTGTGCAATGTTattcaaagtatatatatatatatatatgccgtAGAATTGTCCATAGCCAAGATGGGACATTTTTGTTCTTGTACATGACCACAAAGAATTTTATCTGTTCTAACTCGACACACAGGGAGAAAAACGATCACGGGAAGTTTCATCGGTAGCATGAAGGAGACGGAGGAAATGCTCGAATTCTGCAAAGAGAAAGGCCTTGCTTCCACCATTGAGGTAGTGAAACTCGACTATCTCAACACCGCCTTCGAGAGGCTGGAGAAGAATGATGTTCGATACAGATTCGTCGTCGATGTTGCCGGGAGTCCCAAAGTCAATCACTGAAAATGTTGCCGGGATATAATTTGATGGTTTCTAGTTATCCATTGCGCATTGACACAAGCATCTCACACATACATTTAGTGTCATTTTCTTTTCGAGCAATGTATTCAGAAACGATGTTTTTCTTTgttgaaaattataaaatatatcatatatgTCTGTGCTATCTAAACTTCTGTTTTTGGTGTTTTTTTGGGACTATAAAATTATCCTAATTTATAATTATGTATAATATTtataaagacaaaaatttgtgtgagacggtctcacgggtcatattttgtgagacggatcttttattttggtcatccatgaaaaattattacttttcatgttaagagtattacttttttattatgaatatcggtagggttgatctgttttacagataaagattcgtgagaccgtctcactagAAACATACTCATTTATAAATCTCTATTACGATACATTTACTAAAATACACTATTTCATCCAAATTTATCAATATCATATGTTGAAATGCTGTTTCAGTTTAATTGGTTCATAGACCATTTTTGCTATaagataaaataaatcaaaaattGTACAATTATTCCAAGGTAATAACAAAAAATgttgtataaaaataataatttttaaattttttctttaataattgGTGTGCACATTATCATGAATGGTGGCGTGGGTGGAAAAAGTTGGTGGTTTAGTTGCGAAAATACCGAAAGTGACTttaagttatttattttttaaaaaaattgtaataaTATTTTGTGTAATTATTTTTGGTTGTGGTCAGTGTATTTTTGGGTGCGGTTGGTGAGATTCGGACAGGCTTGCCTTAGTCACTTGACGAGTATATGCTGTCTGAAGCGTGCAATTGTGGGCATTGatttttatatttcaattttatttatatgatacgggtcaactctaccgatattcataataaaaagtaatattttttcatggatgattcaaataagatatcagtatcacaaaatacgacccgtaagaccgtctcacacaaattttcacCATTTAGTCAATGATATAATCTAATCTCATTACGCTCGATTTGATTCGTCTGCGCCTCTTGCCACACAAAAATTGGAAGAAATCTCTTGTGggtattataatttattatttggaCGTCTACTCCATCTTGTGGTGTTGGGACCACATTACCTAATTCTCCGAAGAATACTGGTTCGACTAAATCGAATGGTCaaggaatataattcaacaaatAAAACCAAAGTGGCATTTGCTTTCTTTGTCTAAATAATAGATGTCATTCTTCTGTCATGTGGCTTGCCGAAAGataactaaaaataattttagggAACGTTAGGATCGATGGATTTCAAATCAATAGTTaatatttaaatgttaaatattatatttatattttaaatttttaaataagtaaTGAATTCGAAATATTCAATTTCACCATTCTCAGGCGCCTAGATGTCGACGTGATTCTATTGAAAACCTCATGTCAAAAAAATGATACATCAACTCTTGTGTTTTCGAATGTAGAGCATATATACTTACTCCCGAAGACAAGTACGAACAAAAGTTTGTGTACTCAAGATTTGAAAACATAGTTAATTAATAGATATTTTATTCATTATATTTTTAGTAACATTGATCTTTCACATGAGTAATGCATGAAGTAATCCATAAAATAATGCAGACTATAAAATCCAAAGACAACAGAATCTACTTATCAAGTATTGAGATAAAACTGCAACAGTATGTATAAGCTAGTAGCTCGAAGGGGCGCCTCGGCGATAGAAAATCACATACACATATAACAAATGTATAAGTTCTGCTGGATAtatacaaacaaacaaacaaacaaaatcgCATCAAACTGTTGAATTTAGCTATCTAAAGAAGTCGGTATGGATAATATTATAACATGAAAGCTGAAAGACCACATGATAGGCAAGGTAATGCAGATAAGATGTGGAAATTATTTCCCTTCCATGTTATCGACTCAAACTTAGCCAGGATTCAGGAAGCACTTTGATGTAATCCAAGTGGAATGAGTGAGTTGTGTCGGAGCAATCCATCGGATCTGATAAGAGATTTGTTAAGGGGAGAATGAACAAgggaaattaaattaaatgactTCCACTGTAACTTGCAAACAAGAAGATGAACTCATGAATGGGCACCAGATTGATGTCCGGTGTGGCCACTCCAATGCTTAAGTTAACAGGTGAAGGATGAAGAATAAAGTATGTATATGTGGGGATATACGTGAATGC includes:
- the LOC140809681 gene encoding cinnamyl alcohol dehydrogenase 1; its protein translation is MGSLEMEKKIVGWAARDPSGVLSPYTYTLRTTGAEDVYVKVICCGICHTDIHQIKNDLGMSNYPMVPGHEVVGEVLEVGSGVTKFRAGDVVGVGCIVGCCGNCRPCNSEIEQYCNKKIWSYNDVYTDGIATQGGFAEAMVVDQKFVVKIPDGMAPEQAAPLLCAGVTIYSPLNHFGLKESGLRGGILGLGGVGHMGVKIAKAMGHHVTVISSSLKKRQEALEHLGADDYLVSSDEAGMQKVVDSLDYIIDTIPAFHPLEPYLSLLKVDGKLILMGVINTPLQFITPMVMLGRKTITGSFIGSMKETEEMLEFCKEKGLASTIEVVKLDYLNTAFERLEKNDVRYRFVVDVAGSPKVNH